A genomic region of Ensifer sp. PDNC004 contains the following coding sequences:
- a CDS encoding CoA ester lyase: MRLRSLLYVPASSEKFIAKAHERGADAIILDLEDSVALEQKQAARDGLKDAVAQVGRGGATVFVRINSAPELRMADAEAACLAGAFGLHVAKARSPQELEDIAAHLEPIEQRIGRPPVAFVPLLEDAGAVLDARAIARVSRVIGLAAGGEDIATSMGAEPLPDVLRLPKLMVHLAAKAEGKLSFGMLLTVADYRRLDALKAAAREATSHGFDGASCVHPSVVPVLNEAYSPSPERIAWAKTVIDAAKTAQADGRGAFALNGAMVDAPIIERARHILQQAGG; the protein is encoded by the coding sequence ATGAGGCTTCGCTCCCTTCTCTACGTCCCGGCCTCGTCCGAGAAGTTCATCGCCAAGGCGCACGAGCGCGGCGCGGATGCGATCATCCTCGACCTGGAGGATTCGGTCGCCCTGGAGCAGAAGCAGGCCGCTAGGGATGGGCTGAAGGACGCCGTGGCCCAGGTGGGACGCGGTGGCGCGACCGTCTTCGTCCGCATCAATTCGGCGCCGGAACTGCGGATGGCGGATGCAGAGGCTGCCTGCCTTGCGGGCGCCTTCGGCCTCCATGTCGCGAAAGCCCGGTCGCCGCAGGAGCTAGAGGATATTGCAGCGCATCTGGAGCCGATTGAGCAGCGGATCGGCCGGCCGCCGGTCGCCTTCGTGCCGCTCCTTGAGGATGCAGGCGCCGTTCTCGATGCGCGCGCGATTGCGCGCGTCAGCCGTGTGATCGGCCTTGCTGCTGGTGGCGAAGACATTGCGACCAGCATGGGCGCAGAACCTCTGCCAGACGTATTGCGCCTTCCGAAACTGATGGTCCACCTTGCCGCCAAGGCGGAAGGAAAGCTGTCCTTCGGGATGCTTCTGACGGTTGCCGATTACAGGCGGCTAGATGCCTTGAAGGCAGCCGCTCGTGAGGCAACGTCCCACGGGTTTGACGGCGCGAGCTGTGTCCACCCGTCCGTGGTCCCAGTGCTGAACGAGGCTTACTCGCCGAGCCCAGAACGGATCGCCTGGGCAAAGACCGTGATCGACGCAGCAAAGACGGCTCAGGCAGACGGCCGTGGCGCTTTTGCGCTCAACGGCGCCATGGTCGATGCGCCGATCATCGAGCGCGCGCGTCATATTCTGCAACAGGCAGGTGGCTGA
- a CDS encoding ADP-ribosylglycohydrolase family protein, translating to MLSTTEIFERIYSGFIGKAIGVRLGAPVEPTIWSYERIRDTYGEVTEYLRDFKNFAADDDTNGPVYFIRALRDYGLGATAEEVGKTWLNYAAEEHGMYWWGGFGNSTEHTAYQNLRAGIPAPQSGSIAQNGTTVAEQIGGQIFIDSWGWVHPADPKKAAEASALAASVAHDGEGLHGARFCAAAIAQAFVAKDIEDVIETGLATIPADSLYAKVSRAVLRFHESNRNDWRACRDMLTADWGYDRYPGVCHIIPNAGVLIMSLIYGQGDLPRTVEIATMAGWDTDCNAGNAGAIVGTLQQVQPGWDKYRKPINDFVVASGVTGTVNVVDIPSFARELTVLALRLQGREAPALWVEDFERRGVRFDFNAPGATHGFRTEPFNQIAVKASAERHTDNAKGSLEILLDRLERGHGGRIFWKPFYRRSDFDDERYRPMFTPLADDGQTVSFKLWLDPWNGDGNLRVAPYVRRAMSGTIQETGAWHVPSASGWQDYAFTIPDGNGEAVDEIGILVEYFGRLKFLGRLFLADFSVSGKGRAVIDPAKEAHEWGGITRFTWNRGHWSLQQGRIHAHTATDADAWTGNAYLRDVSVKAELQPHSGASHLLVARAQGTSRFYAAGFENGEAVILLEDHGTKILARSPFRIEYGRSYAIDLTVEGGKLTLTIDGERVLQADDATLRYGMAGLRMASAGRMSIGRLEVAER from the coding sequence ATGCTCAGCACCACAGAAATCTTCGAGCGTATCTATTCCGGCTTTATCGGCAAGGCGATCGGCGTGCGCTTGGGCGCACCCGTCGAGCCGACGATCTGGAGCTATGAACGCATCCGGGACACCTATGGCGAGGTGACGGAATATCTGCGCGATTTCAAGAATTTCGCTGCCGATGACGACACCAACGGCCCGGTCTATTTCATCCGGGCGCTGCGCGACTACGGCCTCGGCGCCACCGCCGAAGAGGTCGGCAAGACCTGGCTGAACTATGCAGCCGAAGAACACGGCATGTACTGGTGGGGCGGCTTCGGCAACTCGACCGAGCATACCGCCTATCAGAACCTGCGTGCCGGCATCCCGGCGCCGCAATCCGGCTCGATCGCCCAGAACGGCACGACGGTTGCCGAACAGATCGGCGGCCAGATCTTCATCGACAGCTGGGGCTGGGTGCATCCGGCCGACCCGAAGAAGGCGGCCGAAGCCTCGGCACTTGCGGCAAGTGTCGCCCATGACGGCGAGGGCCTGCATGGCGCCCGCTTCTGCGCCGCAGCCATCGCCCAGGCGTTTGTTGCCAAGGACATCGAGGACGTCATCGAGACGGGCCTTGCGACGATCCCGGCCGACTCGCTTTATGCCAAGGTTTCCCGCGCGGTGCTTCGCTTCCACGAGTCCAACCGGAACGACTGGCGCGCCTGCCGCGACATGCTGACGGCGGATTGGGGCTATGACCGCTATCCCGGCGTCTGCCACATCATTCCGAATGCCGGCGTTTTGATCATGAGCCTGATCTACGGCCAGGGCGATCTGCCGCGCACCGTCGAGATCGCGACAATGGCCGGCTGGGACACGGACTGCAACGCCGGCAATGCCGGTGCGATCGTCGGCACGCTGCAGCAGGTGCAACCGGGCTGGGACAAGTACCGCAAGCCGATCAACGACTTCGTCGTCGCTTCCGGCGTGACGGGCACGGTCAACGTCGTCGACATTCCTTCCTTTGCCCGCGAACTGACCGTGCTGGCGCTGCGCCTGCAGGGGCGGGAAGCTCCAGCACTCTGGGTCGAGGATTTCGAGCGCCGCGGCGTCCGCTTCGATTTCAACGCACCCGGCGCCACCCATGGCTTCCGCACCGAGCCGTTCAACCAGATCGCCGTCAAGGCATCGGCGGAGCGTCATACGGACAATGCCAAGGGATCGCTGGAAATCCTGCTCGACCGTCTCGAGCGCGGACATGGTGGACGCATCTTCTGGAAGCCCTTCTATCGCCGCTCCGACTTCGACGATGAGCGCTACCGCCCGATGTTTACGCCGCTTGCCGATGACGGCCAGACGGTGTCGTTCAAACTCTGGCTCGACCCGTGGAACGGTGACGGCAACCTGCGCGTGGCCCCCTATGTCCGCCGCGCGATGAGCGGCACCATTCAGGAAACCGGCGCCTGGCACGTGCCGTCTGCGAGCGGCTGGCAGGACTACGCCTTCACAATCCCCGACGGCAATGGCGAGGCGGTCGACGAGATCGGCATCCTGGTCGAATATTTCGGTCGCCTGAAGTTCCTCGGCCGGCTCTTCCTTGCGGACTTCTCCGTCTCCGGCAAGGGCCGCGCCGTCATCGATCCGGCGAAGGAAGCGCATGAATGGGGCGGCATCACCCGCTTCACCTGGAACCGCGGCCATTGGAGCCTGCAACAGGGCCGCATCCATGCCCACACGGCAACCGACGCGGACGCCTGGACGGGCAACGCCTATCTCCGCGACGTCAGCGTCAAGGCCGAGCTTCAGCCGCACTCGGGAGCTTCGCATCTGCTGGTCGCTCGGGCTCAGGGCACGAGCCGGTTCTATGCCGCCGGTTTTGAGAACGGCGAAGCCGTGATCCTGCTCGAAGACCACGGCACCAAGATCCTCGCGCGCAGCCCGTTCCGTATCGAATACGGCCGGAGCTATGCGATCGATCTCACTGTCGAAGGCGGCAAGCTGACGCTCACCATTGATGGCGAGCGAGTGCTTCAGGCTGATGATGCGACGCTACGCTACGGCATGGCTGGCCTTCGCATGGCGTCTGCCGGGCGCATGTCGATCGGTCGGCTCGAGGTCGCCGAGCGCTAA
- a CDS encoding ABC transporter ATP-binding protein: MSEIELRSVGKSYGSVAVLNDISLEMGDGEFVVLVGPSGCGKSTLLRMIAGLEDISAGEITIGGKVVNDMPAKERDIAMVFQSYALYPHMKVAENMSFALKLAGAPKAEIEKRVTQAAEILGLEKLLDRLPRELSGGQRQRVAMGRAIVRDPRAFLFDEPLSNLDAKLRVKMRSEIKKLHQRLRRTMVYVTHDQTEAMTMADKIVVMNGGKIEQAGAPLDLYNDPANLFVAGFIGSPEINLIEAISEGETALIRDGVSLPLGRKVDAGKRVVCGIRPQHITLGTTGVPGRISLVEPTGEDQEIVVDMGGQDITVVVHGGKLLAAGQDVTLTIDANKVLLFDKDTGERLR; encoded by the coding sequence ATGTCCGAGATAGAGCTTAGAAGCGTCGGCAAGAGCTACGGCAGTGTTGCCGTGCTCAACGACATCTCGTTGGAAATGGGCGACGGTGAATTCGTCGTGCTCGTCGGCCCCTCGGGCTGCGGCAAGTCTACGCTGTTGCGCATGATCGCCGGGCTGGAGGATATTTCAGCCGGCGAGATCACCATCGGCGGCAAGGTCGTCAACGACATGCCGGCCAAGGAGCGCGACATCGCCATGGTCTTCCAGTCCTACGCGCTCTATCCGCACATGAAGGTCGCGGAAAACATGAGCTTCGCCTTGAAGCTCGCCGGCGCGCCGAAGGCGGAGATCGAGAAGCGGGTGACCCAGGCGGCCGAAATCCTCGGCCTGGAAAAGCTGCTCGACCGCCTGCCGCGCGAACTCTCCGGCGGCCAGCGTCAGCGTGTCGCCATGGGTCGCGCCATCGTGCGCGACCCGCGCGCCTTCCTCTTCGACGAACCTCTGTCGAACCTCGATGCCAAGCTGCGCGTAAAGATGCGCAGCGAAATCAAGAAGCTGCATCAGCGGCTGCGCCGCACGATGGTCTATGTCACCCACGACCAGACCGAGGCCATGACCATGGCCGACAAGATCGTGGTCATGAACGGCGGAAAGATCGAGCAGGCGGGCGCCCCGCTCGACCTCTACAACGATCCCGCCAATCTCTTCGTCGCCGGCTTCATCGGCTCGCCGGAGATCAACCTGATCGAGGCGATCTCCGAGGGTGAGACGGCCTTGATCCGGGATGGCGTCTCCCTGCCGCTCGGGCGAAAGGTGGATGCGGGCAAGCGGGTCGTCTGCGGCATTCGCCCGCAACACATCACGCTTGGAACAACGGGCGTGCCGGGCCGCATCAGCCTGGTCGAACCGACTGGCGAGGACCAGGAAATCGTCGTCGACATGGGCGGCCAGGATATCACGGTCGTCGTCCACGGCGGCAAGCTGCTTGCAGCCGGTCAGGACGTGACGCTGACGATCGATGCAAACAAGGTTCTGCTCTTCGACAAGGATACCGGGGAGCGCCTTCGATGA
- a CDS encoding DUF882 domain-containing protein: MAFTSTAASAEVRSLKLFFTHTGERATITFKRDGKYDQKGLTQINRFLRDWRRNEPARMDPRLLDLVWEVYQRSGGKDYINVVSAYRSPATNSMLRGRSRSTGVAKNSQHMLGKAMDFYIPGVKLTRLREIAMQMQVGGVGYYPTSGSPFVHLDVGNVRAWPRMSRQELARVFPNGKTLHLPASGGALPGYDQAMADYKRRVKATSIVAANSAGPAKVKGRETSDNTLLTAMLPTRKSRGEEALELQTMRKEAAEKSPFFDLAAISVPLPTLRATATAATVTPTPTPERALPTNVSAFVPSSSFKVALGVGMMRHPAAGESSLTGPASAKAQWTIRDAALFKWALAPAKELERLALPANLELSVASADDTPRVPKRASPARKEDKSFNKDRFWSDG; this comes from the coding sequence ATGGCGTTCACCAGCACGGCGGCGTCGGCAGAAGTCCGGTCGCTTAAGCTATTCTTCACGCACACCGGCGAGCGCGCAACGATTACCTTCAAACGGGACGGCAAATACGACCAGAAAGGGCTGACGCAGATCAACCGTTTCCTGCGCGACTGGCGCAGGAACGAGCCTGCCCGCATGGACCCGCGTCTCCTCGATCTCGTCTGGGAGGTCTATCAGCGCTCCGGTGGCAAGGACTACATCAACGTCGTCTCGGCCTACCGTTCGCCGGCCACCAACAGCATGCTGCGCGGCCGCTCGCGCAGCACCGGGGTCGCCAAGAACAGCCAGCACATGCTGGGTAAGGCGATGGATTTCTATATCCCGGGCGTGAAGCTTACCCGGCTGCGGGAAATCGCCATGCAGATGCAGGTCGGCGGCGTGGGCTACTACCCCACCTCAGGATCACCCTTCGTGCATCTCGACGTCGGAAACGTGCGCGCGTGGCCGCGGATGTCGCGCCAGGAACTGGCCCGCGTCTTCCCGAACGGAAAGACCCTCCATCTTCCCGCCAGCGGTGGGGCTTTGCCAGGTTATGACCAGGCGATGGCCGACTACAAGCGACGGGTCAAGGCAACCTCGATCGTCGCTGCAAACAGCGCCGGTCCGGCAAAAGTCAAAGGCAGAGAAACCTCCGACAACACGCTGCTGACCGCGATGCTTCCGACCCGCAAGAGCCGCGGAGAAGAAGCCCTCGAGCTTCAGACCATGCGGAAGGAAGCTGCCGAAAAGTCGCCGTTCTTCGACCTTGCGGCGATCAGCGTCCCGCTGCCGACGCTGCGCGCCACGGCGACCGCCGCGACCGTTACGCCTACCCCCACGCCCGAGCGCGCGCTTCCCACGAACGTCTCGGCTTTCGTTCCCTCCTCGTCGTTCAAGGTCGCGCTTGGCGTGGGCATGATGCGCCATCCGGCTGCAGGCGAAAGCAGCCTCACCGGCCCGGCGTCTGCAAAAGCCCAATGGACAATTCGCGACGCCGCGCTCTTCAAATGGGCACTGGCGCCGGCCAAGGAGCTTGAGCGGCTAGCCCTTCCGGCGAACCTGGAGCTTTCGGTGGCAAGCGCCGACGATACGCCGCGCGTTCCGAAGCGCGCGTCCCCGGCCCGCAAGGAAGACAAGAGCTTCAACAAGGACCGCTTCTGGTCGGACGGCTGA
- a CDS encoding ADP-ribosylglycohydrolase family protein, protein MTNDALGLSLKGRVRALLFGVAYGDAIGAPVEKLSAAEIRERYGRVASLDTEWHRMKQSEAARNGRVRGGGIVTDDTLMTLCVMSIYDDVKRHLDAWDMASGMVREIAWTPRWVPELQRETMLIERLFYPEKWIFQRHQLSGCDPRQGGVGNMVNCGAAMYIAPIGVANACDPKAAYDEAIAFASGHQQSFGLEAAGVLAAAVAAAFVPGTTLDAVIEETLAVAKDGTRDAIDDIVEAARSLKGADHATVVAEFHRIIARYSPMGDDVQHTPQKAGIATDAYQPSRLHAIEELPLALGFAVVNDGDFYKSIIDGINSGRDTDSIGVMAGAILGAMYGESIIDRAMVSQLDRVNKLDLYRSADAFTATVTAIQAADHKREMARATARASLFAVPELTQVPSL, encoded by the coding sequence ATGACAAATGATGCTCTAGGGCTCTCCCTCAAGGGACGGGTTCGGGCGCTTCTCTTTGGCGTCGCTTACGGCGACGCCATCGGGGCGCCGGTCGAAAAACTCTCCGCCGCGGAAATCCGCGAGCGCTATGGCCGGGTGGCGTCACTCGATACCGAGTGGCACCGCATGAAGCAGAGCGAAGCGGCCCGCAACGGCCGTGTGCGCGGCGGCGGCATCGTCACCGACGATACGCTGATGACCCTTTGCGTCATGTCGATCTACGACGACGTCAAGCGCCACCTCGATGCCTGGGACATGGCGTCGGGCATGGTGCGCGAGATCGCCTGGACGCCACGCTGGGTGCCGGAACTGCAGCGCGAAACGATGCTGATCGAGCGTCTGTTCTACCCGGAGAAGTGGATATTCCAGCGCCATCAGCTTTCGGGCTGCGACCCGCGCCAGGGCGGCGTCGGCAACATGGTGAACTGTGGTGCTGCGATGTACATCGCGCCGATCGGTGTTGCCAATGCCTGCGATCCGAAGGCGGCCTATGATGAGGCAATCGCCTTTGCCTCCGGCCACCAGCAGAGTTTCGGCCTGGAGGCTGCCGGCGTACTGGCAGCAGCAGTCGCTGCCGCTTTCGTGCCGGGCACCACGCTCGATGCGGTCATCGAAGAAACGCTGGCCGTTGCCAAGGACGGCACGCGTGACGCGATCGACGATATCGTCGAGGCTGCGCGCTCATTGAAGGGTGCTGATCACGCCACTGTCGTCGCCGAATTCCACCGCATCATCGCGCGCTATTCGCCGATGGGCGACGACGTTCAGCACACGCCGCAGAAGGCCGGCATTGCCACCGACGCCTACCAGCCGTCGCGTCTGCACGCGATCGAGGAACTGCCACTGGCTCTCGGCTTTGCCGTCGTCAATGACGGTGACTTCTACAAGTCGATCATCGACGGCATCAACTCCGGCCGCGATACGGACTCGATCGGCGTCATGGCCGGCGCGATCCTCGGCGCCATGTACGGCGAAAGCATTATCGACCGGGCGATGGTCTCCCAGCTCGACCGCGTCAACAAGCTCGATCTCTACCGATCGGCCGATGCCTTTACCGCAACGGTGACCGCAATCCAGGCCGCTGACCACAAACGCGAAATGGCGCGGGCCACGGCGCGCGCAAGCCTCTTTGCCGTCCCCGAGCTCACCCAGGTTCCCAGTCTCTAG
- a CDS encoding CaiB/BaiF CoA-transferase family protein, with protein MSVFAKRQFDPDAKGPLAGTRVLDLSRLVAGNMLSLQLADAGADVIKIEPPAGDPLRDWKDDGHSLYWKTYSRNKRSVVLNLRQEVAMTALWALIDTADVFIENFRPGTLERMGLSPEALHARNPNLIIVRISGFGQTGPYAQFPGFGTIIEGMSGFAYRTGFPDREPVLPPLALADMIAGVYGSSATVTALLARDRGYARGQVIDLSLLEPMFSVLGPEAAIYQTTGKVKERVGSASNTAAPRNVYRCRDGKYVALSGSTPQVARRIFEIIGRADMNQDPRFATNSERVKNRDLVDGAVGGWFARHDHDEALKIMRDAGATVGPIYNIADAASDPHFAEREIIVDVEDAEFGSLPMHNIVPRLSETPGVWRRPAPALGEHTAEVLAEAGLDSGAIATIVQGEAA; from the coding sequence ATGAGCGTATTTGCGAAGCGACAGTTCGATCCCGATGCCAAGGGACCGCTTGCAGGTACGAGGGTCCTTGATCTTTCCCGGCTCGTCGCCGGCAACATGCTGTCGCTGCAACTGGCCGATGCCGGCGCCGACGTCATCAAGATCGAGCCGCCGGCAGGCGATCCGCTCCGCGACTGGAAGGACGATGGCCACTCGCTCTATTGGAAGACCTATAGCCGCAACAAGCGCTCCGTCGTTCTGAACCTCCGGCAGGAGGTGGCGATGACGGCGCTCTGGGCGCTGATCGATACGGCCGACGTCTTCATCGAGAACTTCCGGCCGGGAACGCTTGAGCGCATGGGGCTTTCGCCGGAAGCGCTGCACGCCCGCAATCCCAACCTGATCATCGTGCGTATTTCCGGTTTCGGCCAGACAGGGCCCTACGCGCAGTTCCCGGGCTTTGGCACCATCATCGAAGGCATGAGCGGTTTTGCTTACCGTACCGGCTTTCCCGATCGCGAGCCCGTGCTGCCGCCGCTGGCGCTTGCCGACATGATCGCCGGTGTCTATGGCAGCTCGGCCACCGTGACCGCGCTGCTTGCGCGCGACCGCGGCTATGCAAGAGGGCAGGTTATCGACCTGTCGCTGCTGGAACCGATGTTCTCGGTGCTCGGGCCAGAGGCGGCGATCTATCAGACGACCGGCAAGGTCAAGGAGCGTGTCGGCAGCGCCTCCAACACGGCCGCCCCACGCAACGTCTACCGCTGCCGCGACGGAAAGTATGTGGCACTGTCCGGATCGACACCCCAGGTCGCAAGGCGGATCTTCGAGATCATCGGCCGCGCCGACATGAACCAGGACCCGCGCTTCGCCACCAATTCGGAGCGCGTCAAAAACCGCGACCTGGTCGACGGGGCCGTTGGCGGCTGGTTTGCCAGGCATGATCATGACGAGGCGCTGAAGATCATGCGCGACGCCGGTGCGACGGTCGGGCCGATCTACAATATTGCAGACGCCGCGTCCGACCCCCATTTCGCCGAGCGCGAAATCATCGTCGATGTCGAGGACGCCGAGTTCGGCAGCCTTCCGATGCACAACATTGTTCCGCGGCTTTCTGAGACGCCGGGTGTCTGGCGGAGGCCTGCACCAGCGCTTGGGGAGCACACGGCCGAAGTTCTGGCTGAGGCGGGACTGGATAGCGGCGCGATCGCGACGATTGTCCAAGGGGAGGCCGCATGA
- a CDS encoding extracellular solute-binding protein produces MLGKLILGATTAMALMASVAMPAFADPVTIRVVSKDLTTSNPDDVKLMKAYEEALKAKGTDIHIQVIDLPSSGYADKLSAMLLSGDIPDLIYFQGGDTKMAEQGVLEDWNNWLPKTTYLKDALFPHNVERLKNYPYLLYVYPPRMPQPVIRTDWLEKSGVAAPKTTDDYVSLFKTIKDGDFDGNGKADSYGVTTADNTQELDAIFNQAFGVTGTWMKNEAGEWIHARVSAAEKAKIAFYASLREQGLYDPEFITTKWDVKEDKFYSGRAGVIFGSSAEVIDIYGGKMRQAHPGVNLSLLSPPKGPGGQGLMALDVSKEARGLAIATTSEHKEEVVKLLDFIASPEGQAIERLGFEGEQYTKDGETIKPTDKLATWYARFLVAANWQPPVQWLSEAAQQSLKTISADFKPDNAFVWPAEFATDIDATENVYRAWVYKFVSGEAKMDQWDQFVSEWNAAGGEKMTEYARTVLNDK; encoded by the coding sequence ATGCTTGGAAAACTGATCCTTGGCGCAACCACCGCCATGGCATTGATGGCGAGCGTTGCCATGCCCGCCTTCGCCGATCCGGTGACGATCCGGGTCGTCTCGAAAGATCTGACGACGAGCAATCCGGACGACGTCAAGCTGATGAAGGCCTATGAGGAGGCGCTGAAGGCCAAGGGCACGGACATCCATATCCAGGTTATCGACCTGCCGTCTTCGGGCTATGCCGACAAGCTCAGCGCCATGCTTTTGTCCGGCGATATCCCCGATCTCATCTATTTCCAGGGTGGCGACACCAAGATGGCAGAGCAGGGTGTGCTCGAGGACTGGAACAACTGGCTGCCGAAGACGACCTATCTGAAGGACGCGCTTTTCCCGCACAATGTCGAGAGACTGAAGAACTACCCCTATCTGCTCTATGTCTACCCGCCGCGCATGCCTCAGCCGGTGATCCGCACCGATTGGCTGGAAAAGTCTGGCGTCGCGGCGCCGAAGACGACTGACGACTACGTCTCGCTCTTCAAGACGATCAAGGATGGCGATTTCGACGGCAACGGCAAGGCCGACAGCTACGGTGTGACCACCGCCGACAACACCCAGGAACTCGATGCCATCTTCAACCAGGCCTTCGGCGTGACCGGCACCTGGATGAAGAACGAGGCCGGCGAGTGGATCCATGCCCGCGTATCGGCTGCGGAAAAGGCAAAGATCGCCTTCTACGCGTCGCTGCGTGAGCAGGGCCTCTACGATCCGGAATTCATCACCACCAAGTGGGACGTGAAGGAAGACAAGTTCTACTCCGGCCGTGCCGGCGTGATCTTCGGTTCTTCCGCGGAAGTCATCGACATCTATGGCGGCAAGATGCGCCAGGCCCATCCCGGTGTGAACCTGAGCCTGCTTTCGCCACCGAAGGGTCCTGGCGGCCAGGGCCTGATGGCGCTCGACGTCTCCAAGGAAGCGCGCGGTCTCGCGATCGCGACGACCTCCGAACACAAGGAAGAGGTGGTCAAGCTGCTCGACTTCATCGCCAGCCCCGAAGGCCAGGCGATCGAACGGCTCGGCTTCGAGGGTGAGCAGTACACAAAGGACGGCGAAACCATCAAGCCGACCGACAAGCTCGCGACCTGGTATGCCCGTTTCCTCGTTGCCGCCAACTGGCAGCCACCGGTTCAGTGGCTCAGCGAAGCCGCGCAGCAATCGCTGAAGACGATCTCAGCCGACTTCAAGCCGGACAACGCGTTCGTCTGGCCTGCCGAATTCGCCACCGACATCGACGCCACGGAAAACGTCTACCGGGCCTGGGTTTACAAGTTCGTTTCCGGCGAAGCCAAGATGGACCAGTGGGACCAGTTCGTTTCCGAATGGAACGCCGCCGGCGGCGAGAAAATGACCGAATATGCAAGGACGGTTCTCAATGACAAATGA